ACCCGAGCACCCAGACCAGCTTCCCGATCAGCCCGAACGGAAGGGGCGGTTCTGGATGAGCCTGCACGCCGCGTCGACGCGGCGTGCGCTCCTGCTGACCGCTCTGGGCGGCCTGCTCATCGCGGGCCTGATCACCGCACTTCCCCGCAGCGAGGGCGCGAACAACACCCTCAGCGCGGGGGCCATCGCGCTCGGCCCGCGCGGCAACGAGACCTTCAACCACGTCACGGAGGGCGACTGCCTGAACTGGCCGGGACGCAACCCCGACGCGGCCCGCATCGTCGACTGCGGCGACAACCACCGCTTCGAGGTCGCCGCGGCGATCGACATGCGCACCTTCCCCGGCAGCGAGTACGGCCCCAGCGCGCCGCCGCCGTCGGTGGACCGGATCAAGCAGATCAGCCAGGAGCAGTGCACGCCTGCGCTGAAGTCCTACCTGGGCCCCAAGTTCGACCCGAACGGCAGGTTCACCATCGGCCTGTTGTGGTCGGGTGAGAAGGCGTGGAAGCAGTCGGGCGAGCGGCGCATGCTGTGCGGCCTACAGTTGCTCGGCCCCGGCGACACCCAGCTGGAGTTCAGCGGCAAGGTCGCCGAGACCGACCAGTCCAAGGTCTGGCCTGCCGGTACCTGCCTTGGCATCGACCCCGCCACCAACCAGCCCACCGACGTGCCGGTCGACTGCGCGGCACCGCACGCCATGGAGGTGACCGGGGCGGTCAACCTGGCCGAGAAGTTCCCCGGCGGGCTGCCACCCGAGGACGACCAGGATGAGTTCATCAAGGACGCCTGCACCACGCAGACCGATGCCTACCTGGCGCCCGTGCAGCTGCGCAGCACCACGCTGGCGCTGAGTTACAGCACCATCTCGCTGCCGAGCTGGTCGGCGGGCAGCCGTCAGGTGTCATGCAGCATCGGCGCGACACTGGGCAACGGCGGCTGGTCCACGCTGGTCAACAGCGCCAAGGGGCCGCTGCTGATCAACGGGCAGCCGCCCGTGGCCCCGCCCGACATCCCCGCCGAGCGGCTCAACCTCGACCCCATCCCGATGCCGGATGTGGTGGACACGTCGTCCGGATCGTCGAGCTCGTCCTCGGGTTCGTCGGGTTCGTCGGGTTCGTCGTCTTCATCCGGTTCGTCGGGCTCGTCCTCGTCTTCTTCGTCGTCGTCCTCGACGAGCGATCAGCACCTGCCCGCGCAGGCGACCGAGACCCAGCAGACCACCCAGGCCACCGAGCCGGCACCGACGCAACAGAACACGTTCAACCCGCCACCGCCCGACGCCCCGGCGCCGCCGCCTGCCGGGCTGCCCGCGCCACCTGCGCCCGCCCCCGCGCCCGAGCCGGCGCCACCCGTCCCGGCCCCGCCCGCGCCGGGTCCGGTCCTGCCGGCTCCGGTCGAGGTCCCGCCGCCCGGTGCGCCCGTGCCGCCTCCGCCGGGCCCGTGATCCGTGGCCGTGCGGATGGACCCGCAACGGTTTGAGGAGTTGGTGTCCGACGCGCTCGATCTGGTGCCACCCGAACTGGCTGCGGCGATCGACAACGTCGTGGTCCTCGTCGAGGACCGCAATCCCGACGAACCCGAGATCCTCGGGCTGTATCACGGTGTGGCGCTGACCGAACGGGATTCCTGGTACGCGGGGTCACTGCCCGACACCATCACGATTTACCGCGATGCGATCCTCGACATCTGCCAGACCGAGGACGACGTGGTCGACGAGGTCGCGATCACGGTGATCCACGAGATCGCACACCATTTCGGGATCGATGACGAGCGGCTCCACGAGCTCGGTTGGGGAT
This region of Mycolicibacterium goodii genomic DNA includes:
- a CDS encoding septum formation family protein, with the translated sequence MERMLEAPEHPDQLPDQPERKGRFWMSLHAASTRRALLLTALGGLLIAGLITALPRSEGANNTLSAGAIALGPRGNETFNHVTEGDCLNWPGRNPDAARIVDCGDNHRFEVAAAIDMRTFPGSEYGPSAPPPSVDRIKQISQEQCTPALKSYLGPKFDPNGRFTIGLLWSGEKAWKQSGERRMLCGLQLLGPGDTQLEFSGKVAETDQSKVWPAGTCLGIDPATNQPTDVPVDCAAPHAMEVTGAVNLAEKFPGGLPPEDDQDEFIKDACTTQTDAYLAPVQLRSTTLALSYSTISLPSWSAGSRQVSCSIGATLGNGGWSTLVNSAKGPLLINGQPPVAPPDIPAERLNLDPIPMPDVVDTSSGSSSSSSGSSGSSGSSSSSGSSGSSSSSSSSSSTSDQHLPAQATETQQTTQATEPAPTQQNTFNPPPPDAPAPPPAGLPAPPAPAPAPEPAPPVPAPPAPGPVLPAPVEVPPPGAPVPPPPGP
- a CDS encoding metallopeptidase family protein, with translation MAVRMDPQRFEELVSDALDLVPPELAAAIDNVVVLVEDRNPDEPEILGLYHGVALTERDSWYAGSLPDTITIYRDAILDICQTEDDVVDEVAITVIHEIAHHFGIDDERLHELGWG